A portion of the bacterium genome contains these proteins:
- a CDS encoding ABC transporter substrate-binding protein, giving the protein MSNLLKDMHKVFILLALISTSAVFGWVDPQFVEGSFKSALEVFRGGDYQSSHKKFTSLLMDSRGTEHYSMTKFMVALSSYRDGNWEASAREFGDYVRSFPEYPISATARLYQGNAYFFMDDYINATEVYLASAKLAGDDMPKVAANAMQSSSNLLWGYLTDDQIMLLAARLEGSSGQIVDFYRVKRFQFRGENRRALELCNRSLETRAFGVFSDSLKVLANTLKNAISEKINILVLAPTEGAYAEYGNNIVNGVKMAVDRFSREKRINIAVITENTAADPLVAAYACKTAIAKNSPIAVIGPLLSDVAVPVAIYCDHEHVPLILPTASKDGLSGISPFVFQLSSPPSVGAKTLAHFAFDSLAVTRFSALAPDDPIGRKAVDLFVKEVEALNCEMLSVAYYAEGTIDFSEHLQAIKKPYFDEAKRFFPHADTTDTRFYKPNHSMRNEEEWIVDIPGFFVPAYYDDLVNIIPQVPFNYIRPRFLGENGWIIDQLKTMNGSQIDSAVVVPDDFWVDEGSSIWTSFSKEYKKSFGVNPDRIAALGFDSAKLILRGIDKGLITPEQQRDFLSATNDFSGTSGDISFDEMGTNFDVSLVRFNRNIPEKIR; this is encoded by the coding sequence ATGTCGAACTTGCTAAAAGACATGCATAAGGTTTTTATATTACTTGCGTTAATCTCAACGAGCGCAGTTTTTGGGTGGGTCGATCCTCAATTCGTTGAAGGCTCATTTAAGTCTGCACTCGAAGTATTCCGAGGGGGCGATTATCAATCTTCCCACAAAAAATTTACTTCGCTTTTGATGGATTCCAGAGGCACCGAGCATTATTCGATGACCAAATTTATGGTGGCTTTGAGTTCCTATCGTGATGGCAACTGGGAGGCTTCTGCTCGGGAGTTTGGAGATTATGTTAGGAGTTTTCCTGAATATCCAATCTCAGCAACTGCAAGATTATATCAGGGCAATGCATATTTCTTCATGGATGATTACATCAATGCCACCGAGGTGTATCTTGCCTCAGCGAAATTAGCTGGGGATGATATGCCGAAGGTTGCTGCGAATGCAATGCAATCTTCTTCGAACCTTCTATGGGGTTACCTCACAGATGATCAGATTATGCTTCTTGCTGCACGTCTGGAAGGATCTTCTGGACAAATCGTAGATTTTTATCGCGTTAAGCGTTTCCAATTTAGAGGGGAAAACCGTAGGGCCTTAGAACTATGCAATAGAAGCCTCGAAACTCGTGCGTTTGGAGTTTTTTCTGACAGTCTGAAGGTGCTTGCCAACACACTCAAAAACGCTATATCCGAAAAGATTAATATACTTGTCCTTGCCCCCACTGAAGGGGCTTATGCCGAATATGGCAATAACATTGTCAACGGTGTTAAGATGGCGGTTGACAGGTTCTCGCGGGAAAAACGAATAAATATTGCGGTAATAACCGAGAACACAGCGGCCGATCCGCTGGTCGCGGCTTATGCTTGTAAAACTGCAATCGCTAAGAACTCACCTATCGCCGTTATTGGACCACTTCTTTCTGATGTTGCCGTGCCGGTGGCCATATATTGCGATCACGAGCACGTGCCATTGATACTTCCCACTGCCAGCAAGGATGGTCTCTCGGGTATATCGCCGTTTGTCTTTCAGCTCTCCTCTCCGCCATCTGTCGGAGCGAAGACATTGGCACATTTTGCTTTTGATTCGCTTGCTGTTACTCGTTTTTCGGCCTTGGCGCCGGATGATCCCATTGGCAGAAAAGCCGTTGACCTTTTTGTGAAAGAGGTCGAGGCCCTTAATTGTGAGATGCTAAGTGTGGCCTATTACGCCGAGGGCACCATAGATTTTTCAGAGCATTTACAGGCTATTAAAAAGCCATATTTCGATGAGGCTAAGCGCTTTTTTCCGCATGCCGATACCACGGATACTCGTTTTTATAAACCCAACCATTCCATGCGTAATGAAGAGGAATGGATTGTCGATATTCCCGGATTTTTCGTTCCGGCCTATTATGATGATCTTGTAAATATTATTCCTCAAGTTCCGTTTAATTATATTCGACCAAGATTTCTAGGCGAAAACGGCTGGATAATCGACCAGCTTAAAACGATGAATGGCTCACAGATCGACAGCGCCGTTGTCGTTCCCGATGATTTTTGGGTCGATGAAGGAAGCTCTATATGGACGAGTTTTTCAAAAGAATATAAAAAATCTTTCGGTGTCAATCCGGACAGAATTGCCGCACTTGGATTTGATTCTGCCAAACTCATACTTCGCGGAATCGATAAGGGGCTTATCACACCGGAACAACAGAGGGATTTCCTTTCTGCCACAAACGATTTCTCCGGCACCAGCGGAGATATTAGCTTCGATGAAATGGGCACCAATTTCGATGTTTCATTAGTGCGGTTTAATAGGAATATTCCGGAGAAGATCAGGTGA
- a CDS encoding bifunctional metallophosphatase/5'-nucleotidase: MLGFTRLNRIYLATIFLFFIVTVFGVERNITFAFTTNFRSQLTPIDSDSGSLGGSVRASRLIRDLRLRSDRFILLDGGNHFGGFQYSFGGGIPEVELMNLDRYDAMLLGAEELAMGEDYLDKWAHLARFPIVLSNLIAPPQCKICRHVVSYTTTERGGLIVGIFGILSPETPARPYGVVELEEDIIAVVRQTVDILDEKCDVIVLLSQLGPEDNISIASSICEIDLIISGEWHSYEDEPIVIRNERGCCTIIGCACERGAMLGILGSTWSESDELIDYRWSSQYLDEKISPDQNAFDIVESFTKSLPQPETLFVITSELDARDAILATGESNFGNLLTDALLHNHPEADVALVPAGSIFGDQIIPIGPVTDIDILDLLPYNEQTAILTIDGLTLSLILNKSVNFIGLIHGGFLQVGGVSIQIDTSHYSDGEPFSISEIFIMGKKLNPKAEYIIATTDFVADGGFGYSELEDITYKTGQPIAELLIDYLKDNVVIPRFEDRIRIAP, translated from the coding sequence ATGTTGGGTTTCACGAGGTTAAATAGGATTTATTTAGCGACAATATTTTTATTTTTTATTGTTACCGTTTTTGGAGTGGAGAGAAACATAACTTTTGCTTTTACCACAAATTTCAGAAGTCAGCTTACGCCTATTGATTCTGATTCTGGTTCTTTAGGTGGTTCGGTCCGTGCATCGAGGCTAATTCGTGATCTCCGTCTTCGTTCTGATCGATTCATTCTTCTCGATGGGGGGAATCATTTTGGAGGTTTCCAGTATAGTTTTGGGGGTGGTATCCCTGAGGTCGAGCTTATGAATCTAGATCGTTACGATGCCATGCTCCTAGGTGCGGAGGAACTTGCAATGGGGGAGGATTATCTTGATAAGTGGGCTCATTTAGCGAGATTTCCGATAGTATTATCGAACCTTATTGCACCCCCTCAGTGCAAGATTTGCAGGCACGTAGTTTCGTACACTACGACAGAACGAGGTGGTCTTATTGTAGGGATTTTTGGTATATTATCTCCTGAGACTCCGGCTCGCCCCTATGGTGTTGTGGAGCTTGAAGAGGATATTATCGCTGTTGTGAGGCAAACAGTCGATATACTCGACGAAAAATGCGATGTTATTGTTTTGTTGTCGCAACTAGGCCCAGAGGATAATATTTCTATCGCCAGTTCGATTTGCGAGATTGATCTTATTATTTCCGGTGAATGGCATAGTTACGAAGATGAGCCTATTGTTATTCGTAACGAGCGCGGATGTTGCACAATAATTGGTTGCGCTTGTGAGAGAGGAGCTATGCTTGGTATTCTGGGTTCGACCTGGAGCGAATCCGACGAGCTTATAGATTACAGATGGAGTTCGCAATATCTCGATGAAAAAATATCACCCGACCAAAATGCCTTTGACATTGTAGAATCATTTACCAAATCTCTACCTCAACCAGAAACGCTATTTGTGATCACCTCAGAACTCGATGCCCGGGATGCTATTCTTGCTACTGGCGAATCTAATTTTGGGAATCTACTTACCGATGCCCTATTACACAATCACCCTGAGGCTGATGTTGCGCTTGTGCCTGCCGGCTCGATATTTGGAGATCAGATTATCCCAATTGGTCCAGTTACAGATATCGATATTCTGGATTTATTGCCTTATAATGAACAAACTGCCATCCTCACTATCGATGGTTTGACTTTATCGCTTATTCTAAATAAATCGGTGAATTTTATCGGCTTGATTCACGGAGGATTTCTTCAGGTCGGAGGTGTTTCGATTCAGATAGATACTTCACATTACTCAGATGGTGAGCCATTTTCGATTTCTGAAATATTTATTATGGGGAAGAAGCTTAATCCGAAAGCCGAATATATTATAGCCACAACAGATTTTGTGGCCGATGGCGGTTTCGGTTATAGTGAACTCGAAGATATAACTTACAAAACAGGTCAACCTATTGCAGAACTCTTGATAGATTATCTCAAAGATAATGTTGTCATACCAAGATTCGAGGACCGCATACGTATAGCTCCATGA
- a CDS encoding glutamate mutase L yields MNKKPEDIKIILATDCGSTTTKAILIMLQENEYRLVVRGEAPTTVEAPFEDVTMGVLNAVTEVSELANRELVGKDEMIIRPSSGEKGTDIYISTSSAGGGLQMMVAGVVRSMTAKSAENAALGAGAIVMDVIASNDKRLPHEQIERIRQLRPDMILLSGGINGGTVTHVVELAELIGAADPKPRLGIGYHLPVIYAGNKDARDNVSGILAEKVDLRIVDNIRPTLEEENLKPAREMIHNLFMEHVMAQAPGYKKLMSWSDAPIMPTPGAVGLIMKRVADEEGIQVLGVDIGGATTDVFSVFKNPSYDIHKDENEIDNPKTIFNRTVSANLGMSYSISNVFKETGIANIMRWVPFKMDEVVLRNQVKNKMIRPTTIPQAMETLIFEQAVAREALRLAFIQHKNFATTLKGVQKKRTISETFEQTDSDTLVDLMGLDILIGSGGVLSHAPKRNQAAMLMLDAFQPQGITMLAVDSIFMMPQLGVLSTIHPKAATEVFHNDCLIYLGTSVSPRGTTKKGHAVGHYKIELPSGEIHEDELIFGEMKRFPLEIGEKAKLTFDCSRGFDCGEGSGKKVEREIYGGIVGVILDGRGRPLHIPEVEAERVTALKNWLLTLEVYPEDALNG; encoded by the coding sequence ATGAACAAAAAACCTGAGGATATCAAGATTATTCTTGCAACGGACTGCGGTTCGACGACAACGAAGGCTATTTTGATTATGCTTCAAGAAAACGAATACAGGCTTGTCGTTCGTGGCGAAGCGCCTACCACGGTCGAGGCGCCATTCGAAGACGTAACGATGGGTGTTCTTAATGCAGTAACCGAGGTTTCCGAGCTCGCGAATAGGGAGCTTGTCGGCAAAGACGAGATGATTATACGCCCCTCTTCTGGAGAAAAGGGGACGGATATTTATATTTCGACATCGAGCGCTGGTGGTGGCCTTCAGATGATGGTTGCCGGTGTTGTCAGAAGCATGACTGCGAAATCGGCTGAGAACGCCGCTCTCGGTGCCGGAGCTATTGTGATGGATGTTATTGCTTCAAATGATAAGCGTCTTCCGCACGAGCAGATCGAGCGCATACGCCAACTCAGACCAGACATGATACTTCTTTCCGGCGGCATCAATGGAGGCACTGTTACTCATGTTGTAGAGCTTGCAGAGCTTATAGGTGCAGCCGATCCAAAACCGAGACTCGGAATAGGATATCACCTTCCGGTCATCTATGCAGGAAACAAGGACGCAAGGGATAATGTGAGCGGCATACTTGCGGAAAAAGTTGATTTGCGCATTGTCGATAATATTCGCCCTACTCTTGAAGAGGAGAACCTCAAACCGGCGCGAGAGATGATACATAATCTCTTTATGGAACATGTTATGGCTCAGGCTCCGGGGTATAAGAAGCTTATGAGCTGGTCGGATGCCCCAATTATGCCTACGCCGGGAGCTGTCGGTCTTATTATGAAGCGGGTCGCAGACGAAGAGGGTATTCAGGTTTTGGGTGTTGATATCGGCGGCGCAACCACCGATGTTTTCAGTGTTTTCAAAAATCCATCTTACGATATTCACAAGGATGAGAACGAAATCGATAATCCCAAAACGATATTCAATCGCACAGTATCAGCTAACCTCGGGATGAGTTATTCGATAAGCAATGTTTTTAAGGAAACTGGAATCGCGAATATTATGCGTTGGGTGCCGTTCAAGATGGACGAAGTAGTTCTTCGCAATCAGGTAAAAAACAAAATGATACGTCCGACGACTATTCCACAGGCCATGGAAACACTGATTTTCGAACAGGCTGTCGCGCGTGAAGCTTTGAGGTTGGCTTTCATTCAGCATAAGAATTTCGCGACCACCTTGAAAGGCGTTCAGAAGAAGCGCACCATATCGGAAACCTTCGAGCAAACCGACAGCGATACGCTGGTCGATCTAATGGGATTGGATATTCTCATAGGTTCGGGTGGTGTGCTTTCGCACGCCCCTAAGCGCAACCAAGCGGCCATGCTCATGCTCGATGCCTTCCAGCCACAGGGCATTACCATGCTTGCTGTCGATTCGATTTTTATGATGCCTCAACTCGGCGTTCTTTCGACTATACATCCTAAGGCTGCCACCGAGGTTTTCCATAATGACTGCCTTATTTATCTCGGCACCTCGGTATCGCCGAGAGGTACAACCAAAAAAGGACATGCAGTAGGTCATTATAAGATCGAGTTGCCGTCCGGTGAGATTCATGAGGATGAGCTTATTTTTGGAGAGATGAAGAGATTCCCACTTGAGATCGGAGAGAAAGCGAAACTCACTTTTGACTGCTCGCGCGGGTTCGATTGTGGCGAGGGTAGCGGAAAGAAAGTCGAGCGTGAGATTTATGGTGGTATTGTTGGTGTTATTCTCGATGGAAGAGGCCGTCCTCTTCACATACCAGAAGTCGAAGCCGAGAGAGTTACCGCGCTGAAAAATTGGCTCTTAACTCTCGAAGTTTACCCCGAAGACGCTCTCAACGGTTAA